One region of Wyeomyia smithii strain HCP4-BCI-WySm-NY-G18 chromosome 3, ASM2978416v1, whole genome shotgun sequence genomic DNA includes:
- the LOC129729739 gene encoding uncharacterized protein LOC129729739 isoform X1, with protein sequence MCKILNSFKNHIKYIYFREKLLYNVRRSKSDVIQSATIKMIRGISARISQLNNATNAVKKSWRKQTVQFISTKSQFKYLEECVYPPENGFEQNSLYGRSLPIPHTTVDQYVWEHFGLWANKTAVVCGVTGRSYTYGKLRDHCAALAIRLQQKCGLGYGDTLAICLPNVPEFPAITLGAIEAGLIVTTINPIYTAEEISKQLMDSNTKILFGCASNFTVLKEATKLAQCNIPIVCVRTSNDDILPEGAIDFAELSNPSGVHFSSLQHHPRDPEDIVFLPYSSGTTGLPKGVELTHTNIVSNSEMLKVKAGKSILIYPTTDSFQDVLPCVLPFFHIYGLTVTLLSKLQQGCKLVSLPSFRPDTFIDSIHKHRGTVLHVVPPIVMFMSQNDLVTKEHLQSLRNVFSGAAPMGALDAQRLIDKVSDLVFAQGYGLTETSPVVLIGALGSDNYSSVGSPPPRTQAKIVALNDPNNIALGPNQNGELLVRGPQIMRGYHNNKQATDDILADGGWLRTGDIAHYDDQLQFYITDRLKELIKVKGFQVAPAELEEILRDHPEVSDAAVVGQPHPISGEVPRAFIVKKKNTSVSENDLKQFVAEKVAVYKKLEGGVTFVESIPKNASGKILRRKLKDEYCT encoded by the exons ATGTGCAAAATTTT aaACTCTTTCAAAAACCAtatcaaatatatatattttagagaaaaacttttatacaacgtaAGACGAAGCAAAAGTGACGTTATACAATCAGCAACCATCAAAATGATTCGCGGAATTTCAGCCCGTATCTCCCAACTGAACAATGCCACCAATGCAGTGAAGAAATCGTGGAGAAAGCAAACTGTTCAATTTATTAGTACAAAAAGTCAGTTCAAATATTTAGAGGAATGCGTTTACCCCCCGGAAAATGGTTTCGAACAAAATTCACTCTACGGAAGATCCCTGCCAATTCCGCACACAACTGTGGACCAGTACGTTTGGGAGCACTTTGGACTGTGGGCGAACAAGACAGCAGTG GTGTGCGGTGTAACAGGCCGCAGCTACACGTACGGGAAATTGCGAGACCATTGTGCCGCACTGGCAATTCGTTTGCAGCAGAAATGCGGACTCGGATATGGTGACACCCTGGCAATATGTCTTCCTAACGTCCCGGAGTTTCCGGCGATAACACTCGGTGCCATAGAAGCCGGCTTGATAGTGACTACAATCAATCCAATCTACACGGCTG AGGAAATCAGCAAGCAACTAATGGACAGCAATACAAAAATTCTTTTCGGATGTGCATCAAACTTTACAGTATTAAAAGAAGCGACAAAATTAGCGCAATGCAATATCCCAATAGTTTGCGTTCGTACAAGTAACGATGACATACTGCCGGAAGGTGCTATCGATTTCGCTGAGCTTTCGAATCCTTCTG GGGTGCACTTTAGCAGCTTACAGCATCATCCTCGTGACCCGGAAGATATTGTTTTTCTCCCATACTCCTCGGGTACGACTGGCCTACCGAAGGGTGTAGAACTGACGCACACAAACATAGTTTCTAACAGCGAAATGTTGAAGGTTAAAGCGGGAAAATCCATCTTGATATATCCCACTACCGACTCTTTCCAGGATGTTCTACCATGTGTTTTACCGTTTTTCCATATCTACGGTTTAACGGTAACCTTGTTATCGAAGTTACAACAAGGGTGTAAACTGGTCTCACTTCCGTCATTTCGACCGGACACTTTCATTGATTCAATACACAAGCATAGAGGGACGGTGCTTCACGTCGTTCCTCCGATTG TAATGTTTATGAGCCAGAACGATCTTGTGACAAAGGAGCATTTACAATCATTAAGAAATGTTTTCTCCGGTGCTGCACCCATGGGCGCACTAGATGCGCAAAGACTTATTGACAAAGTTTCTGACCTCGTATTTGCACAAGGCTACGGACTAACAGAAACATCTCCCGTAGTCTTAATAGGAGCTCTGGGTAGCGACAACTACTCGTCTGTTGGATCACCACCACCTAGAACTCAGGCGAAAATTGTTGCCTTGAATGACCCCAACAACATCGCACTAGGACCCAACCAAAATGGAGAGCTTTTGGTACGAGGGCCGCAAATTATGAGGGGGTATCATAATAACAAGCAAGCCACTGACGACATTCTCGCTGACGGTGGTTGGCTACGTACGGGTGACATCGCGCATTACGACGATCAATTACAATTCTACATCACAGATCGATTAAAGGAGCTAATCAAGGTGAAGGGCTTCCAAGTAGCCCCAGCAGAATTAGAGGAAATTCTTCGAGATCACCCGGAAGTGTCAGACGCTGCTGTTGTGGGTCAACCACACCCAATTTCGGGTGAGGTACCACGTGCTTTCAtcgtgaaaaagaaaaacacaaGCGTGTCCGAGAATGATCTGAAGCAATTTGTCGCCGAGAAAGTGGCAGTCTACAAGAAACTTGAAGGGGGTGTGACTTTTGTAGAGAGTATTCCCAAAAACGCCTCCGGTAAAATATTACGACGTAAGCTCAAAGATGAATATTGCACTTGA
- the LOC129729739 gene encoding uncharacterized protein LOC129729739 isoform X2 encodes MCKILEKLLYNVRRSKSDVIQSATIKMIRGISARISQLNNATNAVKKSWRKQTVQFISTKSQFKYLEECVYPPENGFEQNSLYGRSLPIPHTTVDQYVWEHFGLWANKTAVVCGVTGRSYTYGKLRDHCAALAIRLQQKCGLGYGDTLAICLPNVPEFPAITLGAIEAGLIVTTINPIYTAEEISKQLMDSNTKILFGCASNFTVLKEATKLAQCNIPIVCVRTSNDDILPEGAIDFAELSNPSGVHFSSLQHHPRDPEDIVFLPYSSGTTGLPKGVELTHTNIVSNSEMLKVKAGKSILIYPTTDSFQDVLPCVLPFFHIYGLTVTLLSKLQQGCKLVSLPSFRPDTFIDSIHKHRGTVLHVVPPIVMFMSQNDLVTKEHLQSLRNVFSGAAPMGALDAQRLIDKVSDLVFAQGYGLTETSPVVLIGALGSDNYSSVGSPPPRTQAKIVALNDPNNIALGPNQNGELLVRGPQIMRGYHNNKQATDDILADGGWLRTGDIAHYDDQLQFYITDRLKELIKVKGFQVAPAELEEILRDHPEVSDAAVVGQPHPISGEVPRAFIVKKKNTSVSENDLKQFVAEKVAVYKKLEGGVTFVESIPKNASGKILRRKLKDEYCT; translated from the exons ATGTGCAAAATTTT agaaaaacttttatacaacgtaAGACGAAGCAAAAGTGACGTTATACAATCAGCAACCATCAAAATGATTCGCGGAATTTCAGCCCGTATCTCCCAACTGAACAATGCCACCAATGCAGTGAAGAAATCGTGGAGAAAGCAAACTGTTCAATTTATTAGTACAAAAAGTCAGTTCAAATATTTAGAGGAATGCGTTTACCCCCCGGAAAATGGTTTCGAACAAAATTCACTCTACGGAAGATCCCTGCCAATTCCGCACACAACTGTGGACCAGTACGTTTGGGAGCACTTTGGACTGTGGGCGAACAAGACAGCAGTG GTGTGCGGTGTAACAGGCCGCAGCTACACGTACGGGAAATTGCGAGACCATTGTGCCGCACTGGCAATTCGTTTGCAGCAGAAATGCGGACTCGGATATGGTGACACCCTGGCAATATGTCTTCCTAACGTCCCGGAGTTTCCGGCGATAACACTCGGTGCCATAGAAGCCGGCTTGATAGTGACTACAATCAATCCAATCTACACGGCTG AGGAAATCAGCAAGCAACTAATGGACAGCAATACAAAAATTCTTTTCGGATGTGCATCAAACTTTACAGTATTAAAAGAAGCGACAAAATTAGCGCAATGCAATATCCCAATAGTTTGCGTTCGTACAAGTAACGATGACATACTGCCGGAAGGTGCTATCGATTTCGCTGAGCTTTCGAATCCTTCTG GGGTGCACTTTAGCAGCTTACAGCATCATCCTCGTGACCCGGAAGATATTGTTTTTCTCCCATACTCCTCGGGTACGACTGGCCTACCGAAGGGTGTAGAACTGACGCACACAAACATAGTTTCTAACAGCGAAATGTTGAAGGTTAAAGCGGGAAAATCCATCTTGATATATCCCACTACCGACTCTTTCCAGGATGTTCTACCATGTGTTTTACCGTTTTTCCATATCTACGGTTTAACGGTAACCTTGTTATCGAAGTTACAACAAGGGTGTAAACTGGTCTCACTTCCGTCATTTCGACCGGACACTTTCATTGATTCAATACACAAGCATAGAGGGACGGTGCTTCACGTCGTTCCTCCGATTG TAATGTTTATGAGCCAGAACGATCTTGTGACAAAGGAGCATTTACAATCATTAAGAAATGTTTTCTCCGGTGCTGCACCCATGGGCGCACTAGATGCGCAAAGACTTATTGACAAAGTTTCTGACCTCGTATTTGCACAAGGCTACGGACTAACAGAAACATCTCCCGTAGTCTTAATAGGAGCTCTGGGTAGCGACAACTACTCGTCTGTTGGATCACCACCACCTAGAACTCAGGCGAAAATTGTTGCCTTGAATGACCCCAACAACATCGCACTAGGACCCAACCAAAATGGAGAGCTTTTGGTACGAGGGCCGCAAATTATGAGGGGGTATCATAATAACAAGCAAGCCACTGACGACATTCTCGCTGACGGTGGTTGGCTACGTACGGGTGACATCGCGCATTACGACGATCAATTACAATTCTACATCACAGATCGATTAAAGGAGCTAATCAAGGTGAAGGGCTTCCAAGTAGCCCCAGCAGAATTAGAGGAAATTCTTCGAGATCACCCGGAAGTGTCAGACGCTGCTGTTGTGGGTCAACCACACCCAATTTCGGGTGAGGTACCACGTGCTTTCAtcgtgaaaaagaaaaacacaaGCGTGTCCGAGAATGATCTGAAGCAATTTGTCGCCGAGAAAGTGGCAGTCTACAAGAAACTTGAAGGGGGTGTGACTTTTGTAGAGAGTATTCCCAAAAACGCCTCCGGTAAAATATTACGACGTAAGCTCAAAGATGAATATTGCACTTGA
- the LOC129729739 gene encoding uncharacterized protein LOC129729739 isoform X3: MIRGISARISQLNNATNAVKKSWRKQTVQFISTKSQFKYLEECVYPPENGFEQNSLYGRSLPIPHTTVDQYVWEHFGLWANKTAVVCGVTGRSYTYGKLRDHCAALAIRLQQKCGLGYGDTLAICLPNVPEFPAITLGAIEAGLIVTTINPIYTAEEISKQLMDSNTKILFGCASNFTVLKEATKLAQCNIPIVCVRTSNDDILPEGAIDFAELSNPSGVHFSSLQHHPRDPEDIVFLPYSSGTTGLPKGVELTHTNIVSNSEMLKVKAGKSILIYPTTDSFQDVLPCVLPFFHIYGLTVTLLSKLQQGCKLVSLPSFRPDTFIDSIHKHRGTVLHVVPPIVMFMSQNDLVTKEHLQSLRNVFSGAAPMGALDAQRLIDKVSDLVFAQGYGLTETSPVVLIGALGSDNYSSVGSPPPRTQAKIVALNDPNNIALGPNQNGELLVRGPQIMRGYHNNKQATDDILADGGWLRTGDIAHYDDQLQFYITDRLKELIKVKGFQVAPAELEEILRDHPEVSDAAVVGQPHPISGEVPRAFIVKKKNTSVSENDLKQFVAEKVAVYKKLEGGVTFVESIPKNASGKILRRKLKDEYCT; encoded by the exons ATGATTCGCGGAATTTCAGCCCGTATCTCCCAACTGAACAATGCCACCAATGCAGTGAAGAAATCGTGGAGAAAGCAAACTGTTCAATTTATTAGTACAAAAAGTCAGTTCAAATATTTAGAGGAATGCGTTTACCCCCCGGAAAATGGTTTCGAACAAAATTCACTCTACGGAAGATCCCTGCCAATTCCGCACACAACTGTGGACCAGTACGTTTGGGAGCACTTTGGACTGTGGGCGAACAAGACAGCAGTG GTGTGCGGTGTAACAGGCCGCAGCTACACGTACGGGAAATTGCGAGACCATTGTGCCGCACTGGCAATTCGTTTGCAGCAGAAATGCGGACTCGGATATGGTGACACCCTGGCAATATGTCTTCCTAACGTCCCGGAGTTTCCGGCGATAACACTCGGTGCCATAGAAGCCGGCTTGATAGTGACTACAATCAATCCAATCTACACGGCTG AGGAAATCAGCAAGCAACTAATGGACAGCAATACAAAAATTCTTTTCGGATGTGCATCAAACTTTACAGTATTAAAAGAAGCGACAAAATTAGCGCAATGCAATATCCCAATAGTTTGCGTTCGTACAAGTAACGATGACATACTGCCGGAAGGTGCTATCGATTTCGCTGAGCTTTCGAATCCTTCTG GGGTGCACTTTAGCAGCTTACAGCATCATCCTCGTGACCCGGAAGATATTGTTTTTCTCCCATACTCCTCGGGTACGACTGGCCTACCGAAGGGTGTAGAACTGACGCACACAAACATAGTTTCTAACAGCGAAATGTTGAAGGTTAAAGCGGGAAAATCCATCTTGATATATCCCACTACCGACTCTTTCCAGGATGTTCTACCATGTGTTTTACCGTTTTTCCATATCTACGGTTTAACGGTAACCTTGTTATCGAAGTTACAACAAGGGTGTAAACTGGTCTCACTTCCGTCATTTCGACCGGACACTTTCATTGATTCAATACACAAGCATAGAGGGACGGTGCTTCACGTCGTTCCTCCGATTG TAATGTTTATGAGCCAGAACGATCTTGTGACAAAGGAGCATTTACAATCATTAAGAAATGTTTTCTCCGGTGCTGCACCCATGGGCGCACTAGATGCGCAAAGACTTATTGACAAAGTTTCTGACCTCGTATTTGCACAAGGCTACGGACTAACAGAAACATCTCCCGTAGTCTTAATAGGAGCTCTGGGTAGCGACAACTACTCGTCTGTTGGATCACCACCACCTAGAACTCAGGCGAAAATTGTTGCCTTGAATGACCCCAACAACATCGCACTAGGACCCAACCAAAATGGAGAGCTTTTGGTACGAGGGCCGCAAATTATGAGGGGGTATCATAATAACAAGCAAGCCACTGACGACATTCTCGCTGACGGTGGTTGGCTACGTACGGGTGACATCGCGCATTACGACGATCAATTACAATTCTACATCACAGATCGATTAAAGGAGCTAATCAAGGTGAAGGGCTTCCAAGTAGCCCCAGCAGAATTAGAGGAAATTCTTCGAGATCACCCGGAAGTGTCAGACGCTGCTGTTGTGGGTCAACCACACCCAATTTCGGGTGAGGTACCACGTGCTTTCAtcgtgaaaaagaaaaacacaaGCGTGTCCGAGAATGATCTGAAGCAATTTGTCGCCGAGAAAGTGGCAGTCTACAAGAAACTTGAAGGGGGTGTGACTTTTGTAGAGAGTATTCCCAAAAACGCCTCCGGTAAAATATTACGACGTAAGCTCAAAGATGAATATTGCACTTGA
- the LOC129729737 gene encoding ATP-binding cassette sub-family B member 10, mitochondrial, translating into MVINIVRNSCMRSQRCPRSTLLVSNIGFLLCHSENRLQCRVFSLFGRRSPKQLDNVLSTPNVFRNPPIAHLLRRFESGSGSLSSPSPSKESEKVTKVRLKSTDVKRLLGFAKSERWNIAGGIGCLVVSSAITMSVPFGLGKILDVIYSTSAETGIAKEKLDQFCLLLAGVFLLGGFANFGRVFLFSNASLRITKDIRTKVYNSMLNQEAGWFDRKGTGELVNRLSSDTYLVGNSLSMNLSDGLRSTAMILAGAGMMVYTSPHLALIGMCIVPCMAGVAIVYGRYVRNITKELMDKYAEIMKVGEERLGNVKTVKMFCKERFENNLFTEQLLEALNIGYRETKARATFYGMTGLSGNIIILSVLYYGGTMVSNSEMTVGALTSFILYAGYTAISIGGLSNFYTELNKGVGSATRLWEIIDRKYTIPVDGGLELKSPPKGEIVFRDIRFNYPSRMDASVLDNLNLRIEPGTSTAVVGRSGSGKSTLASLLLRLYDPQSGSVILDGYDLKELNPTSLRRHIGAVNQEPVLFSGTIRENILYGLNLGDSISESDFNRVIREAHVYEFVREFPEGLNTLVGQRGIMLSGGQKQRVAIARAIIRNPKILILDEATSALDAASEELIQNALENLTKNRTVLTIAHRLSTIRNSTNIAVLQEGRIVEHGNYQQLMSLPDGIFKELVQRQTFSAAS; encoded by the exons ATGGTTATCAATATAGTCAGAAATAGTTGCATGCGATCGCAAAGATGTCCTAGGTCTACGCTTCTGGTAAGCAACATAGGTTTTCTTCTCTGCCACAGTGAGAACCGTTTGCAATGTCGAGTATTCTCGCTGTTTGGCCGTCGAAGTCCAAAACAACTAGATAATGTGTTAAGTACACCAAACGTGTTTCGTAATCCACCAATCGCACACCTGTTACGAAGATTTGAGTCTGGGTCCGGATCACTTTCCAGCCCGTCGCCTTCAAAAGAGTCCGAAAAAGTTACGAAAGTTAGACTGAAATCAACCGATGTTAAGCGACTGTTGGGGTTCGCTAAATCCGAAAGATGGAATATTGCCG GCGGAATCGGTTGTCTAGTGGTTTCCTCCGCGATAACCATGTCAGTTCCATTCGGATTGGGGAAAATACTTGATGTGATTTATTCAACTTCTGCCGAGACGGGAATTGCCAAAGAAAAGCTGGATCAATTTTGTTTGTTACTGGCGGGTGTGTTTCTTCTGGGAGGATTTGCTAACTTCGGAAGAGTTTTTCTGTTCAGTAACGCAT CGTTAAGGATAACAAAAGACATTCGGACAAAAGTTTATAACTCGATGTTGAATCAAGAGGCCGGTTGGTTCGATCGAAAAGGCACTGGAGAATTGGTGAATCGCTTGTCTTCAGACACATATTTAGTAGGCAATTCGCTTAGTATGAATCTGTCCGATGGACTTCGCTCAACGGCCATGATCCTAGCCGGGGCAGGAATGATGGTTTACACGTCACCTCACCTGGCGTTAATTGGTATGTGCATAGTGCCATGTATGGCTGGAGTTGCAATCGTGTATGGTCGATACGTTCGGAATATCACCAAAGAGTTGATGGACAAATATGCAGAGATCATGAAAGTTGGCGAAGAGAGACTTGGTAATGTGAAAACAGTGAAAATGTTTTGCAAGGAGAGATTTGAAAATAACCTGTTCACGGAACAATTGCTAGAGGCTTTAAATATCGGTTATCGGGAAACGAAAGCCAGAGCCACTTTTTATGGAATG ACTGGCTTATCAGGTAACATTATAATACTTTCGGTCTTATATTACGGTGGAACAATGGTCAGCAACAGTGAAATGACTGTCGGTGCGCTGACATCGTTTATCCTGTATGCTGGTTACACTGCTATTTCGATAGGTGGCCTGAGCAACTTTTATACAGAACTTAACAAAGGAGTAGGTTCAGCCACTCGTCTATGGGAAATAATCGACCGAAAGTACACTATTCCAGTCGATGGCGGCCTAGAGCTAAAAAGTCCCCCAAAGGGAGAAATAGTATTTCGTGATATTAGATTTAACTATCCATCTCGAATGGATGCTAGCGTACTTGACAATTTGAATCTTCGAATAGAACCAGGAACATCAACGGCTGTAGTTGGTAGAAGCGGCTCCGGAAAGTCCACATTAGCGTCCTTGCTATTGAG ATTGTACGACCCCCAAAGCGGAAGTGTGATTTTAGACGGATATGACCTCAAAGAATTAAATCCCACTTCTCTTCGGAGGCATATAGGGGCAGTAAACCAG GAGCCTGTTTTGTTCAGTGGGACTATCCGAGAAAACATTCTTTACGGTTTGAACCTTGGAGATTCAATATCGGAAAGTGACTTCAACCGCGTAATTCGAGAAGCACACGTATATGAATTTGTACGTGAATTTCCGGAAGGCTTGAATACACTTGTTGGTCAACGAGGAATCATGCTTAGCGGCGGACAAAAACAGCGTGTAGCCATTGCTAGAGCAATCATTCGG AACCCGAAAATTCTTATTCTTGATGAGGCTACCAGTGCGTTGGATGCTGCCTCGGAAGAGTTGATTCAGAATGCTTTAgaaaatctaacaaaaaatcGGACCGTACTGACAATTGCCCACCGCCTGAGTACAATCCGTAACTCAACGAACATCGCGGTTCTCCAAGAGGGGAGAATCGTGGAGCATGGTAACTATCAGCAGCTGATGTCTCTACCGGATGGTATTTTCAAAGAACTAGTTCAACGACAAACTTTCTCTGCGGCCTCGTGA